From Bradyrhizobium sp. 4:
TAGTATGATGGAAATCATACCAAGAGGCCGCGATGACCAGCAACGATCAACTCGACCTGTTTTCGCCTGCGGGCCGGCGCGAGCGGGTGGTGGAGTGGTAGGTGCCTGCGCCGGTCGCGAAAGTGGCGATGGGCCTGTCAGGCATGGATGCGATGCTGGGTATCCGCGACGGACGGTTACCGCCGCCCCCCTTTGCCAAGCTGATCGGCTTCGTAATGGCCGTGGTCGAGCCGGGCCGGATCGTCATGGAACTCAAGCCGCGCGAGGATCTCGAAAACACCATAGGCCTCCTGCACGGGGCCACAGCCGCCGCGCTGCTCGACACCGCGATGGGGTGTGCGATCTCGACCAGGCTGGAGCCCGGGCAGGGCTCCGTCACCCTCGATCTGAAAATGACCTTCCTGCGTCCGCTCTCGGTCCGGTCCGGGCTGATCGCCGCCGAGGGCAAGGTGATCAAGCTGGGACGCCAGACCAGCTACACCGAGGGCTTCGTCCGCGACGGTAAGGGGGCGCTTGCGGTGCACGCAACGGCGACCTTTTCCATGATCGGCAACAATTTTACCGAGAATTAATGCGCCGTCCTGCCGATATCCGTGTTATTAGATGACCTCCGACATCCAATGAGATCCGCATGCGCTATTCTCGGGAACACAAGCAGGAAACCCACGACCGCATCGTGAAGAAGGCCTCCGTGCGGCTGCGCGAAAAGGGCGCCCACGGCATCGGCGTCGCCGACCTCATGAAGGAGGCGGGCCTGACCCATGGCGGCTTCTACGCCCATTTCGATTCCCGCGAGGCGCTCGTGATCGAGGCGTTCGACTACGCCATGGATCGCTCGATGGAGCACTGGCGCAAGCAATCTGATCAGGTCGCGCCGGAGAAGCAGCTCCCCCAGATCGTGGAGACCTATCTCTCGACGGTGCATCGCGACAACCCCGGTCACGGTTGCTCGATTCCCGCGCTCGGCGCCGAGATCGCCCGGGAGAGCCCGAAGACACGAAAGGCCTTTGCGGGCAAGCTCGACGAGATGATCGAGATGATCACGGA
This genomic window contains:
- a CDS encoding TetR/AcrR family transcriptional regulator, whose product is MRYSREHKQETHDRIVKKASVRLREKGAHGIGVADLMKEAGLTHGGFYAHFDSREALVIEAFDYAMDRSMEHWRKQSDQVAPEKQLPQIVETYLSTVHRDNPGHGCSIPALGAEIARESPKTRKAFAGKLDEMIEMITDFIPNLPRKAARKQAIATLATMAGTMLLARIAGSSELSDEVLKTGKDSALDGARREPKVTAAKKVKQS